The following proteins are co-located in the Zonotrichia albicollis isolate bZonAlb1 chromosome 1, bZonAlb1.hap1, whole genome shotgun sequence genome:
- the SLC4A7 gene encoding sodium bicarbonate cotransporter 3 isoform X10, with product MEEERAGEQMRPLLTTGHDEEAVVDMGKISSTINTNFEKEELESHRAVYIGVHVPLGKPGRRRHRHRGHRHRRKRDKDDREDGRESPSYDTPSQRVQFILGTEDDDEHIPHDLFTEMDELCFRDGEEYEWRETARWLKFEEDVEDGGDRWSKPYVATLSLHSLFELRSCILNGTVMLDMRADTLDEIADMVLDNMIASGQLDESIREKVREALLKRHHHQNEKKLSSRIPLVRSFADIGEGLSASRHSLRTGLSASNLSLRADSRLSVLLSYLLPSSRAGSPAASRCTTPVTTPQNTPPSSPTCRPSTSAQPSPLQGKELLVSPASDDIPSVVIHPPEEDLEVQESQEKKTEENIGKTPGLLASPQSAPGSLDTGKSGEVKATGSGGSRENSTVDFSKVDMNFMKKIPSGAEASNVLVGEVDFLERPIIAFVRLSPAVLLSGLTEVPVPTRFLFLLLGPVGKSPQYHEIGRSIATLMTDDVFHDVAYKAKDRNDLLSGIDEFLDQVTVLPPGEWDPTIRIEPPQNIPSQEKRKAPKFPNGSTPTGNGHKEEGHHAGPELQRTGRLFGGLILDIKRKAPFFLSDFKDALSLQCLASILFLYCACMSPVITFGGLLGEATEGRISAIESLFGASLTGIAYSLFAGQPLTILGSTGPVLVFEKILFQFCRDYGLSYLSLRASIGLWTSFLCIVLVATDASSLVCYITRFTEEAFAALICIIFIYEALEKLVHLGEVYPFNMHNDLNKLTSYSCVCSEPEKPSNDTLHMWRTINKSREDIAWNNLTVSECLEYHGVFRGSACGHHGPYIPDVLFWSVILFFATFFLSSFLKKFKTKRYFPTKVRSTISDFAVFLTIVTMVVIDYLVGVPSPKLLVPEKFEPTRKDRGWFIDPLGHNPWWTLLVAALPALLCTILIFMDQQITAVIINRKEHKLKKGCGYHLDLLMVGIMLGVCSIMGLPWFVAATVLSISHVNSLKVESQCSAPGERPKFLGIREQRVTGLMIFVLMGTSVSMTSVLKFIPMPVLYGVFLYMGVSSLKGIQFFDRIKLFGMPAKHQPDLIYLRYVPLWKVHIFTVVQLTCLVLLWVIKASAAAVVFPMMVLALVFVRKLMDLCFTKKDLSWLDDLMPESKKKTEDDEKIKEKEEAERMFSDHDSVHLAYGEANIDFPVKTLKYSPEKPESVEIEVEKSPVVRYVDAETSL from the exons GCCACAGAGCTGTGTATATCGGAGTTCACGTCCCACTTGGCAAGCCAGGCCGTCGAAGGCATAGGCATCGTGGGCACAGgcacagaagaaaaagagacaAAGATGACAGAGAGGATGGCCGAGAATCTCCATCATATG ACACACCATCCCAACGCGTGCAGTTTATCTTGGGTACTGAAGATGATGATGAACACATTCCTCATGATCTCTTCACTGAAATGGATGAACTTTGCTTCAGGGATGGAGAGGAATATGAATGGAGAGAAACTGCTAG GTGGCTGAAGTTTGAAGAGGATGTTGAAGATGGCGGTGATCGATGGAGCAAGCCTTACGTAGCGACTCTGTCTCTGCACAGTCTCTTTGAACTGCGGAGCTGTATTCTTAATGGGACGGTCATGTTGGACATGAGAGCAGACACGCTTGATGAGATAGCAG ATATGGTTTTGGACAACATGATTGCCTCTGGCCAGCTGGATGAATCCATAAGAGAGAAAGTGAGAGAGGCTCTTCTAAAGAGGCACCATCATCAGAATGAGAAGAAACTGAGCAGTCGGATTCCTCTAGTTCGGTCTTTCGCAGATATAG GGGAAGGCCTTTCAGCCTCCCGGCACTCTTTGCGAACAGGTCTCTCTGCCTCcaatctttccctgagagcagaCAGCCGTCTGTCGGTTCTTCTCAGTtaccttcttccttcttcaagAGCTGGGAGCCCGGCAGCCTCAAGGTGTACAACCCCTGTAACCACCCCTCAAAACACTCCACCCTCCAGCCCTACCTGCAGGCCAAGCACAAGTGCCCAGCCAAGCCCGCTTCAGGGCAAGGAATTGCTGGTGTCACCTGCCAGTGATGATATTCCTTCAGTAGTAATCCACCCACCTGAGGAGGACTTAGAAGTGCAGGAAAGCCAGGAaaagaagacagaggaaaatATTGGCAAAACACCAG ggCTGTTGGCATCTCCACAGTCAGCACCTGGAAGTTTGGACACtgggaaaagtggagaggttAAAGCTACTGGGTCAGGAGGAAGCAGAGAAAACAGCACTGTTGATTTTAGTAAG GTTGATATGAACTTCATgaagaaaattccttcaggagCAGAAGCATCAAATGTGTTAGTGGGAGAAGTAGATTTTTTAGAAAGACCTATTATTGCTTTTGTGAGGCTCTCCCCTGCTGTGCTTCTCTCGGGTCTCACAGAGGTTCCTGTTCCTACACG gtttttgtttttgttgttgggaCCAGTAGGAAAAAGTCCACAGTACCATGAAATTGGACGATCAATAGCAACACTTATGACAGATGAC GTTTTCCATGATGTTGCCTATAAAGCAAAAGACCGAAATGATTTGTTGTCAGGAATTGATGAGTTTTTAGACCAAGTGACAGTCCTGCCTCCGGGAGAGTGGGATCCAACTATACGAATTGAGCCACCACAAAATATTCCTTCCcag GAGAAAAGGAAGGCACCTAAATTTCCAAATGGATCTACTCCTACAGGAAACGGTCATAAAGAAGAAGGCCATCATGCCGGACCTGAACTTCAGAGAACTGGAAG GCTTTTTGGTGGTTTGATACTTGACATCAAAAGGAAAGCACCTTTTTTCTTGAGTGACTTCAAGGATGCATTAAGCCTGCAGTGCCTGGCCTCGATTCTTTTCCTATACTGTGCCTGTATGTCTCCTGTAATCACTTTTGGAGGGCTCCTGGGAGAAGCTACAGAAGGCAGAATA AGTGCAATAGAGTCTCTCTTTGGAGCCTCATTAACTGGGATTGCCTATTCTCTCTTTGCTGGGCAACCTCTTACTATCTTGGGAAGCACAGGACCAGTTCTagtatttgaaaaaatattatttcaatttTGCAG GGATTATGGTCTTTCCTATCTCTCCCTGCGAGCTAGCATTGGTCTGTGGACTTCATTTCTGTGCATCGTGCTTGTTGCCACAGATGCCAGCAGCCTCGTGTGCTACATCACTCGATTTACTGAGGAAGCTTTTGCAGCACTCATATGTATCATATTTATTTATGAGGCATTGGAAAAGCTTGTCCATTTGGGAGAAGTGTATCCCTTCAATATGCACAATGATTTGAATAAACTGACTTCATATTC ATGTGTGTGTTCTGAGCCTGAGAAACCAAGCAATGACACATTGCATATGTGGAGGACTATCAATAAGTCTCGTGAAGACATAGCATGGAATAATCTTACTGTTTCT GAATGTTTAGAATATCATGGTGTGTTTCGTGGATCAGCTTGTGGCCATCATGGACCATATATTCCAGATGTTCTTTTCTGGTCTGTCATACTATTTTTTGCAacatttttcctctcctctttccttAAGAAATTCAAGACCAAACGCTATTTCCCAACTAAG GTACGTTCCACCATCAGCGACTTTGCAGTATTTCTGACCATAGTAACCATGGTTGTGATTGACTATCTTGTAGGAGTACCTTCTCCTAAGCTTCTTGTTCCAGAGAAGTTTGAG CCCACCCGAAAAGATCGAGGATGGTTCATAGATCCTCTTGGACACAATCCTTGGTGGACACTCTTGgttgctgctcttcctgctttACTCTGTACCATTCTCATTTTCATGGATCAACAAATAACAGCTGTTATTATAAACAGGAAAGAGCATAAACTGAAG AAAGGCTGTGGTTATCATCTTGATCTGCTCATGGTTGGTATTATGTTGGGAGTATGTTCTATCATGGGCTTACCGTGGTTTGTTGCTGCAACTGTCCTGTCTATAAGTCATGTTAACAGCCTGAAAGTTGAATCTCAatgctcagcaccaggagaacGACCAAAGTTTTTGGGAATCCGGGAGCAGCGAGTGACAGGATTGATGATTTTTGTGCTGATGGGGACGTCAGTGTCCATGACCTCTGTGTTAAAG tTTATTCCAATGCCAGTTTTGTATGGTGTCTTTCTTTACATGGGAGTATCTTCATTAAAAGGGATTCAG TTTTTTGACCGTATAAAACTGTTTGGAATGCCTGCCAAACATCAACCTGACCTGATTTATCTACGTTATGTGCCACTGTGGAAGGTCCATATCTTTACAGTTGTTCAGCTCACTTGTCTAGTTCTCTTGTGGGTGATCAaagcctctgcagctgctgttgtTTTCCCTATGATG GTTCTAGCATTAGTATTCGTTCGCAAGCTCATGGATTTGTGTTTCACCAAAAAAGATCTTAGCTGGCTTGATGATCTTATGCCAGAAAGTAAAAAGAAGACAGAAGATGATGAAAagataaaagagaaagaa
- the SLC4A7 gene encoding sodium bicarbonate cotransporter 3 isoform X9, which produces MEEERAGEQMRPLLTTGHDEEAVVDMGKISSTINTNFEKEELESHRAVYIGVHVPLGKPGRRRHRHRGHRHRRKRDKDDREDGRESPSYDTPSQRVQFILGTEDDDEHIPHDLFTEMDELCFRDGEEYEWRETARWLKFEEDVEDGGDRWSKPYVATLSLHSLFELRSCILNGTVMLDMRADTLDEIADMVLDNMIASGQLDESIREKVREALLKRHHHQNEKKLSSRIPLVRSFADIGKKHSDPHLLERNGEGLSASRHSLRTGLSASNLSLRADSRLSVLLSYLLPSSRAGSPAASRCTTPVTTPQNTPPSSPTCRPSTSAQPSPLQGKELLVSPASDDIPSVVIHPPEEDLEVQESQEKKTEENIGKTPGLLASPQSAPGSLDTGKSGEVKATGSGGSRENSTVDFSKVDMNFMKKIPSGAEASNVLVGEVDFLERPIIAFVRLSPAVLLSGLTEVPVPTRFLFLLLGPVGKSPQYHEIGRSIATLMTDDVFHDVAYKAKDRNDLLSGIDEFLDQVTVLPPGEWDPTIRIEPPQNIPSQEKRKAPKFPNGSTPTGNGHKEEGHHAGPELQRTGRLFGGLILDIKRKAPFFLSDFKDALSLQCLASILFLYCACMSPVITFGGLLGEATEGRISAIESLFGASLTGIAYSLFAGQPLTILGSTGPVLVFEKILFQFCRDYGLSYLSLRASIGLWTSFLCIVLVATDASSLVCYITRFTEEAFAALICIIFIYEALEKLVHLGEVYPFNMHNDLNKLTSYSCVCSEPEKPSNDTLHMWRTINKSREDIAWNNLTVSECLEYHGVFRGSACGHHGPYIPDVLFWSVILFFATFFLSSFLKKFKTKRYFPTKVRSTISDFAVFLTIVTMVVIDYLVGVPSPKLLVPEKFEPTRKDRGWFIDPLGHNPWWTLLVAALPALLCTILIFMDQQITAVIINRKEHKLKKGCGYHLDLLMVGIMLGVCSIMGLPWFVAATVLSISHVNSLKVESQCSAPGERPKFLGIREQRVTGLMIFVLMGTSVSMTSVLKFIPMPVLYGVFLYMGVSSLKGIQFFDRIKLFGMPAKHQPDLIYLRYVPLWKVHIFTVVQLTCLVLLWVIKASAAAVVFPMMVLALVFVRKLMDLCFTKKDLSWLDDLMPESKKKTEDDEKIKEKEEAERMFSDHDSVHLAYGEANIDFPVKTLKYSPEKPESVEIEVEKSPVVRYVDAETSL; this is translated from the exons GCCACAGAGCTGTGTATATCGGAGTTCACGTCCCACTTGGCAAGCCAGGCCGTCGAAGGCATAGGCATCGTGGGCACAGgcacagaagaaaaagagacaAAGATGACAGAGAGGATGGCCGAGAATCTCCATCATATG ACACACCATCCCAACGCGTGCAGTTTATCTTGGGTACTGAAGATGATGATGAACACATTCCTCATGATCTCTTCACTGAAATGGATGAACTTTGCTTCAGGGATGGAGAGGAATATGAATGGAGAGAAACTGCTAG GTGGCTGAAGTTTGAAGAGGATGTTGAAGATGGCGGTGATCGATGGAGCAAGCCTTACGTAGCGACTCTGTCTCTGCACAGTCTCTTTGAACTGCGGAGCTGTATTCTTAATGGGACGGTCATGTTGGACATGAGAGCAGACACGCTTGATGAGATAGCAG ATATGGTTTTGGACAACATGATTGCCTCTGGCCAGCTGGATGAATCCATAAGAGAGAAAGTGAGAGAGGCTCTTCTAAAGAGGCACCATCATCAGAATGAGAAGAAACTGAGCAGTCGGATTCCTCTAGTTCGGTCTTTCGCAGATATAGGCAAGAAACATTCTGACCCTCACTTGCTTGAACGAAATG GGGAAGGCCTTTCAGCCTCCCGGCACTCTTTGCGAACAGGTCTCTCTGCCTCcaatctttccctgagagcagaCAGCCGTCTGTCGGTTCTTCTCAGTtaccttcttccttcttcaagAGCTGGGAGCCCGGCAGCCTCAAGGTGTACAACCCCTGTAACCACCCCTCAAAACACTCCACCCTCCAGCCCTACCTGCAGGCCAAGCACAAGTGCCCAGCCAAGCCCGCTTCAGGGCAAGGAATTGCTGGTGTCACCTGCCAGTGATGATATTCCTTCAGTAGTAATCCACCCACCTGAGGAGGACTTAGAAGTGCAGGAAAGCCAGGAaaagaagacagaggaaaatATTGGCAAAACACCAG ggCTGTTGGCATCTCCACAGTCAGCACCTGGAAGTTTGGACACtgggaaaagtggagaggttAAAGCTACTGGGTCAGGAGGAAGCAGAGAAAACAGCACTGTTGATTTTAGTAAG GTTGATATGAACTTCATgaagaaaattccttcaggagCAGAAGCATCAAATGTGTTAGTGGGAGAAGTAGATTTTTTAGAAAGACCTATTATTGCTTTTGTGAGGCTCTCCCCTGCTGTGCTTCTCTCGGGTCTCACAGAGGTTCCTGTTCCTACACG gtttttgtttttgttgttgggaCCAGTAGGAAAAAGTCCACAGTACCATGAAATTGGACGATCAATAGCAACACTTATGACAGATGAC GTTTTCCATGATGTTGCCTATAAAGCAAAAGACCGAAATGATTTGTTGTCAGGAATTGATGAGTTTTTAGACCAAGTGACAGTCCTGCCTCCGGGAGAGTGGGATCCAACTATACGAATTGAGCCACCACAAAATATTCCTTCCcag GAGAAAAGGAAGGCACCTAAATTTCCAAATGGATCTACTCCTACAGGAAACGGTCATAAAGAAGAAGGCCATCATGCCGGACCTGAACTTCAGAGAACTGGAAG GCTTTTTGGTGGTTTGATACTTGACATCAAAAGGAAAGCACCTTTTTTCTTGAGTGACTTCAAGGATGCATTAAGCCTGCAGTGCCTGGCCTCGATTCTTTTCCTATACTGTGCCTGTATGTCTCCTGTAATCACTTTTGGAGGGCTCCTGGGAGAAGCTACAGAAGGCAGAATA AGTGCAATAGAGTCTCTCTTTGGAGCCTCATTAACTGGGATTGCCTATTCTCTCTTTGCTGGGCAACCTCTTACTATCTTGGGAAGCACAGGACCAGTTCTagtatttgaaaaaatattatttcaatttTGCAG GGATTATGGTCTTTCCTATCTCTCCCTGCGAGCTAGCATTGGTCTGTGGACTTCATTTCTGTGCATCGTGCTTGTTGCCACAGATGCCAGCAGCCTCGTGTGCTACATCACTCGATTTACTGAGGAAGCTTTTGCAGCACTCATATGTATCATATTTATTTATGAGGCATTGGAAAAGCTTGTCCATTTGGGAGAAGTGTATCCCTTCAATATGCACAATGATTTGAATAAACTGACTTCATATTC ATGTGTGTGTTCTGAGCCTGAGAAACCAAGCAATGACACATTGCATATGTGGAGGACTATCAATAAGTCTCGTGAAGACATAGCATGGAATAATCTTACTGTTTCT GAATGTTTAGAATATCATGGTGTGTTTCGTGGATCAGCTTGTGGCCATCATGGACCATATATTCCAGATGTTCTTTTCTGGTCTGTCATACTATTTTTTGCAacatttttcctctcctctttccttAAGAAATTCAAGACCAAACGCTATTTCCCAACTAAG GTACGTTCCACCATCAGCGACTTTGCAGTATTTCTGACCATAGTAACCATGGTTGTGATTGACTATCTTGTAGGAGTACCTTCTCCTAAGCTTCTTGTTCCAGAGAAGTTTGAG CCCACCCGAAAAGATCGAGGATGGTTCATAGATCCTCTTGGACACAATCCTTGGTGGACACTCTTGgttgctgctcttcctgctttACTCTGTACCATTCTCATTTTCATGGATCAACAAATAACAGCTGTTATTATAAACAGGAAAGAGCATAAACTGAAG AAAGGCTGTGGTTATCATCTTGATCTGCTCATGGTTGGTATTATGTTGGGAGTATGTTCTATCATGGGCTTACCGTGGTTTGTTGCTGCAACTGTCCTGTCTATAAGTCATGTTAACAGCCTGAAAGTTGAATCTCAatgctcagcaccaggagaacGACCAAAGTTTTTGGGAATCCGGGAGCAGCGAGTGACAGGATTGATGATTTTTGTGCTGATGGGGACGTCAGTGTCCATGACCTCTGTGTTAAAG tTTATTCCAATGCCAGTTTTGTATGGTGTCTTTCTTTACATGGGAGTATCTTCATTAAAAGGGATTCAG TTTTTTGACCGTATAAAACTGTTTGGAATGCCTGCCAAACATCAACCTGACCTGATTTATCTACGTTATGTGCCACTGTGGAAGGTCCATATCTTTACAGTTGTTCAGCTCACTTGTCTAGTTCTCTTGTGGGTGATCAaagcctctgcagctgctgttgtTTTCCCTATGATG GTTCTAGCATTAGTATTCGTTCGCAAGCTCATGGATTTGTGTTTCACCAAAAAAGATCTTAGCTGGCTTGATGATCTTATGCCAGAAAGTAAAAAGAAGACAGAAGATGATGAAAagataaaagagaaagaa
- the SLC4A7 gene encoding sodium bicarbonate cotransporter 3 isoform X15 codes for MEEERAGEQMRPLLTTGHDEEAVVDMGKISSTINTNFEKEELESHRAVYIGVHVPLGKPGRRRHRHRGHRHRRKRDKDDREDGRESPSYDTPSQRVQFILGTEDDDEHIPHDLFTEMDELCFRDGEEYEWRETARWLKFEEDVEDGGDRWSKPYVATLSLHSLFELRSCILNGTVMLDMRADTLDEIADMVLDNMIASGQLDESIREKVREALLKRHHHQNEKKLSSRIPLVRSFADIGKKHSDPHLLERNGLLASPQSAPGSLDTGKSGEVKATGSGGSRENSTVDFSKVDMNFMKKIPSGAEASNVLVGEVDFLERPIIAFVRLSPAVLLSGLTEVPVPTRFLFLLLGPVGKSPQYHEIGRSIATLMTDDVFHDVAYKAKDRNDLLSGIDEFLDQVTVLPPGEWDPTIRIEPPQNIPSQEKRKAPKFPNGSTPTGNGHKEEGHHAGPELQRTGRLFGGLILDIKRKAPFFLSDFKDALSLQCLASILFLYCACMSPVITFGGLLGEATEGRISAIESLFGASLTGIAYSLFAGQPLTILGSTGPVLVFEKILFQFCRDYGLSYLSLRASIGLWTSFLCIVLVATDASSLVCYITRFTEEAFAALICIIFIYEALEKLVHLGEVYPFNMHNDLNKLTSYSCVCSEPEKPSNDTLHMWRTINKSREDIAWNNLTVSECLEYHGVFRGSACGHHGPYIPDVLFWSVILFFATFFLSSFLKKFKTKRYFPTKVRSTISDFAVFLTIVTMVVIDYLVGVPSPKLLVPEKFEPTRKDRGWFIDPLGHNPWWTLLVAALPALLCTILIFMDQQITAVIINRKEHKLKKGCGYHLDLLMVGIMLGVCSIMGLPWFVAATVLSISHVNSLKVESQCSAPGERPKFLGIREQRVTGLMIFVLMGTSVSMTSVLKFIPMPVLYGVFLYMGVSSLKGIQFFDRIKLFGMPAKHQPDLIYLRYVPLWKVHIFTVVQLTCLVLLWVIKASAAAVVFPMMVLALVFVRKLMDLCFTKKDLSWLDDLMPESKKKTEDDEKIKEKEEAERMFSDHDSVHLAYGEANIDFPVKTLKYSPEKPESVEIEVEKSPVVRYVDAETSL; via the exons GCCACAGAGCTGTGTATATCGGAGTTCACGTCCCACTTGGCAAGCCAGGCCGTCGAAGGCATAGGCATCGTGGGCACAGgcacagaagaaaaagagacaAAGATGACAGAGAGGATGGCCGAGAATCTCCATCATATG ACACACCATCCCAACGCGTGCAGTTTATCTTGGGTACTGAAGATGATGATGAACACATTCCTCATGATCTCTTCACTGAAATGGATGAACTTTGCTTCAGGGATGGAGAGGAATATGAATGGAGAGAAACTGCTAG GTGGCTGAAGTTTGAAGAGGATGTTGAAGATGGCGGTGATCGATGGAGCAAGCCTTACGTAGCGACTCTGTCTCTGCACAGTCTCTTTGAACTGCGGAGCTGTATTCTTAATGGGACGGTCATGTTGGACATGAGAGCAGACACGCTTGATGAGATAGCAG ATATGGTTTTGGACAACATGATTGCCTCTGGCCAGCTGGATGAATCCATAAGAGAGAAAGTGAGAGAGGCTCTTCTAAAGAGGCACCATCATCAGAATGAGAAGAAACTGAGCAGTCGGATTCCTCTAGTTCGGTCTTTCGCAGATATAGGCAAGAAACATTCTGACCCTCACTTGCTTGAACGAAATG ggCTGTTGGCATCTCCACAGTCAGCACCTGGAAGTTTGGACACtgggaaaagtggagaggttAAAGCTACTGGGTCAGGAGGAAGCAGAGAAAACAGCACTGTTGATTTTAGTAAG GTTGATATGAACTTCATgaagaaaattccttcaggagCAGAAGCATCAAATGTGTTAGTGGGAGAAGTAGATTTTTTAGAAAGACCTATTATTGCTTTTGTGAGGCTCTCCCCTGCTGTGCTTCTCTCGGGTCTCACAGAGGTTCCTGTTCCTACACG gtttttgtttttgttgttgggaCCAGTAGGAAAAAGTCCACAGTACCATGAAATTGGACGATCAATAGCAACACTTATGACAGATGAC GTTTTCCATGATGTTGCCTATAAAGCAAAAGACCGAAATGATTTGTTGTCAGGAATTGATGAGTTTTTAGACCAAGTGACAGTCCTGCCTCCGGGAGAGTGGGATCCAACTATACGAATTGAGCCACCACAAAATATTCCTTCCcag GAGAAAAGGAAGGCACCTAAATTTCCAAATGGATCTACTCCTACAGGAAACGGTCATAAAGAAGAAGGCCATCATGCCGGACCTGAACTTCAGAGAACTGGAAG GCTTTTTGGTGGTTTGATACTTGACATCAAAAGGAAAGCACCTTTTTTCTTGAGTGACTTCAAGGATGCATTAAGCCTGCAGTGCCTGGCCTCGATTCTTTTCCTATACTGTGCCTGTATGTCTCCTGTAATCACTTTTGGAGGGCTCCTGGGAGAAGCTACAGAAGGCAGAATA AGTGCAATAGAGTCTCTCTTTGGAGCCTCATTAACTGGGATTGCCTATTCTCTCTTTGCTGGGCAACCTCTTACTATCTTGGGAAGCACAGGACCAGTTCTagtatttgaaaaaatattatttcaatttTGCAG GGATTATGGTCTTTCCTATCTCTCCCTGCGAGCTAGCATTGGTCTGTGGACTTCATTTCTGTGCATCGTGCTTGTTGCCACAGATGCCAGCAGCCTCGTGTGCTACATCACTCGATTTACTGAGGAAGCTTTTGCAGCACTCATATGTATCATATTTATTTATGAGGCATTGGAAAAGCTTGTCCATTTGGGAGAAGTGTATCCCTTCAATATGCACAATGATTTGAATAAACTGACTTCATATTC ATGTGTGTGTTCTGAGCCTGAGAAACCAAGCAATGACACATTGCATATGTGGAGGACTATCAATAAGTCTCGTGAAGACATAGCATGGAATAATCTTACTGTTTCT GAATGTTTAGAATATCATGGTGTGTTTCGTGGATCAGCTTGTGGCCATCATGGACCATATATTCCAGATGTTCTTTTCTGGTCTGTCATACTATTTTTTGCAacatttttcctctcctctttccttAAGAAATTCAAGACCAAACGCTATTTCCCAACTAAG GTACGTTCCACCATCAGCGACTTTGCAGTATTTCTGACCATAGTAACCATGGTTGTGATTGACTATCTTGTAGGAGTACCTTCTCCTAAGCTTCTTGTTCCAGAGAAGTTTGAG CCCACCCGAAAAGATCGAGGATGGTTCATAGATCCTCTTGGACACAATCCTTGGTGGACACTCTTGgttgctgctcttcctgctttACTCTGTACCATTCTCATTTTCATGGATCAACAAATAACAGCTGTTATTATAAACAGGAAAGAGCATAAACTGAAG AAAGGCTGTGGTTATCATCTTGATCTGCTCATGGTTGGTATTATGTTGGGAGTATGTTCTATCATGGGCTTACCGTGGTTTGTTGCTGCAACTGTCCTGTCTATAAGTCATGTTAACAGCCTGAAAGTTGAATCTCAatgctcagcaccaggagaacGACCAAAGTTTTTGGGAATCCGGGAGCAGCGAGTGACAGGATTGATGATTTTTGTGCTGATGGGGACGTCAGTGTCCATGACCTCTGTGTTAAAG tTTATTCCAATGCCAGTTTTGTATGGTGTCTTTCTTTACATGGGAGTATCTTCATTAAAAGGGATTCAG TTTTTTGACCGTATAAAACTGTTTGGAATGCCTGCCAAACATCAACCTGACCTGATTTATCTACGTTATGTGCCACTGTGGAAGGTCCATATCTTTACAGTTGTTCAGCTCACTTGTCTAGTTCTCTTGTGGGTGATCAaagcctctgcagctgctgttgtTTTCCCTATGATG GTTCTAGCATTAGTATTCGTTCGCAAGCTCATGGATTTGTGTTTCACCAAAAAAGATCTTAGCTGGCTTGATGATCTTATGCCAGAAAGTAAAAAGAAGACAGAAGATGATGAAAagataaaagagaaagaa